The following proteins come from a genomic window of Azoarcus sp. PA01:
- the ccmC gene encoding heme ABC transporter permease CcmC: MKRPERGKSLFRFAAPQLFYPLAGALAPWFAGAAAVLTILGLWLAFFVAPTDAQQGEVYRVIFIHVPAAWMSMFVYLIMAFWSAVGLVMNTRLSFMMARALAPTGAMFCVVALVTGALWGKPTWGAYWVWDARLTSQLLLLFLYFGFMALTEAIEDPRRADKAGAIIALVGAVNVPIIYFSVKWWNTLHQGASVSLTKAPSMAATMLAGMLVMALASWAYTITVTLWRVRPLILERERHAEWVAAELDALEGRI; this comes from the coding sequence ATGAAAAGACCTGAACGCGGCAAGAGCCTGTTTCGCTTCGCGGCCCCCCAGCTGTTCTATCCGCTCGCGGGCGCGCTGGCGCCGTGGTTCGCCGGGGCTGCCGCGGTGCTCACGATCCTCGGGCTGTGGCTCGCGTTCTTCGTCGCGCCGACCGACGCGCAGCAGGGCGAGGTGTATCGCGTGATCTTCATCCACGTCCCGGCGGCGTGGATGTCGATGTTCGTGTATCTGATCATGGCGTTCTGGTCGGCGGTCGGGCTGGTCATGAACACCCGCCTGTCGTTCATGATGGCGCGCGCGCTGGCGCCGACCGGGGCGATGTTCTGTGTCGTCGCGCTGGTGACCGGCGCGCTGTGGGGCAAGCCGACGTGGGGCGCATACTGGGTGTGGGATGCGCGGCTGACGTCGCAGCTGCTGCTGCTGTTCCTGTACTTCGGCTTCATGGCGCTGACCGAGGCGATCGAGGATCCGCGCCGCGCCGACAAGGCCGGCGCGATCATCGCACTCGTCGGCGCCGTCAATGTGCCGATCATCTATTTCTCGGTGAAGTGGTGGAACACGCTGCACCAGGGAGCGTCGGTGAGCCTGACGAAAGCGCCTTCGATGGCCGCGACGATGCTCGCGGGGATGCTCGTCATGGCGCTCGCGTCCTGGGCCTACACGATCACCGTGACCTTGTGGCGGGTGCGCCCGCTGATTCTCGAGCGCGAGCGCCACGCCGAATGGGTCGCGGCCGAGCTCGACGCGCTGGAGGGCAGGATCTGA
- the ccmB gene encoding heme exporter protein CcmB, with the protein MSRTLGPFAAVLHRDLLLAWRGRADVLVTLAFFVVVVCLFPFGVGAETNQLRSIAPGVLWVAALLATLLSLHRLFAQDHADGTLEQLLLSPEPTVLWVVAKVVAHWIATGLPLVIVAPALALLFDVEQGALGVLVLSLALGTPILALLGAVGAALTLGLRGGGMLLALLVLPLFVPVLIFGAGAVDSHLSGTGADAHILLLGGGLLGALALAPVACAAALRIAVE; encoded by the coding sequence TTGAGCCGTACGCTCGGTCCGTTTGCCGCCGTGCTGCACCGCGATCTGCTGCTCGCCTGGCGAGGCCGGGCCGACGTGCTGGTCACGCTCGCGTTCTTCGTCGTCGTGGTGTGCCTGTTTCCGTTCGGCGTCGGCGCCGAAACGAACCAGCTGCGCTCGATCGCGCCCGGCGTGCTGTGGGTCGCGGCGCTGCTCGCGACGCTGCTGTCGCTGCACCGCCTGTTCGCGCAGGATCACGCCGACGGCACGCTCGAGCAGTTGCTGCTGTCGCCGGAGCCGACCGTGCTGTGGGTCGTCGCCAAGGTCGTCGCGCACTGGATCGCGACCGGCCTGCCGCTCGTGATCGTCGCGCCTGCGCTGGCGCTGCTGTTTGATGTGGAGCAAGGAGCGCTCGGGGTCCTCGTCCTATCGTTGGCGCTCGGCACCCCGATCCTGGCTCTGCTCGGTGCGGTGGGCGCGGCCTTGACGCTCGGGCTGCGCGGCGGCGGCATGCTGCTCGCGCTGCTGGTCCTGCCGCTGTTCGTTCCGGTGCTGATTTTCGGCGCCGGCGCGGTGGATTCCCACCTTTCCGGCACCGGCGCGGACGCGCATATCCTGCTCCTCGGGGGCGGGCTGCTCGGGGCGCTGGCGCTGGCGCCGGTCGCATGCGCGGCGGCGCTCAGAATCGCAGTCGAATGA
- a CDS encoding DUF2249 domain-containing protein, producing MNELPIIDRSVFPFDARGVAKRFRHAAIFGALESLEEGETMRFVNDHDPLPLLGQIQQRYGSQIKINYVAREPGNIVIDFTVQLNAQEPAPVEPAPRSAGGCGGGGGGCGCAGT from the coding sequence ATGAATGAACTGCCGATCATCGACCGTTCCGTATTCCCGTTCGACGCCCGCGGCGTCGCCAAGCGTTTTCGCCATGCGGCCATTTTCGGCGCCCTCGAGTCCCTGGAAGAAGGGGAAACGATGCGTTTCGTCAACGACCATGACCCGCTGCCGCTGCTCGGCCAGATCCAGCAGCGTTATGGGTCGCAGATCAAGATCAATTACGTCGCCCGTGAGCCGGGCAATATCGTCATCGATTTCACCGTCCAGCTGAACGCCCAGGAGCCCGCACCGGTCGAACCGGCTCCGCGCAGCGCCGGCGGATGTGGCGGTGGTGGCGGCGGCTGCGGCTGCGCCGGGACCTGA
- the ccmI gene encoding c-type cytochrome biogenesis protein CcmI, whose amino-acid sequence MIPFLILATVLVAGALLLVVPPLLGGGSRAREQAHRQRQAETVLVVLREQLAELEAEHAAGHIAEADYQRSREELEQRALEEGRAAEGGADLRPARRWAVAIVVALPALAVLFYLVLGEPRGLDPAQIAAQEEHRITPEQMSALVAQLAQRLEREPDDVEGWMMLGRSYSMTNDLDGAAATWRKLGANIPDQPDVLADWADLLAGAAGGSFDGDPDRLIGRALELDPTHLKALALAGTAAFQREDFAAASAHWERILANMDPSEGVYAAVVSSINEARAKGGMPLLEAAGRGAARTGDSAGNRSAEGAVEGAGEALKVSGRISISAELAAQVEADDTVFVFARPVEGGMPVAALRLRAGDLPASFSFENAPRMSKEPLPAQLSIGARLAKHGEATAQAGDLEGQAVNVAPDAANVEIVIDRLRN is encoded by the coding sequence GTGATTCCCTTCCTGATTCTGGCCACCGTGCTGGTGGCCGGTGCGTTGCTGCTTGTCGTTCCGCCGCTGCTCGGGGGCGGGAGCCGCGCGCGCGAACAGGCGCACCGGCAGCGCCAGGCCGAAACCGTGCTCGTCGTGCTGCGCGAGCAACTCGCGGAGCTCGAGGCCGAACATGCGGCCGGCCACATTGCCGAGGCCGACTATCAGCGCTCGCGCGAAGAGCTCGAACAGCGCGCGCTCGAAGAAGGGCGCGCGGCCGAAGGCGGCGCCGATCTGCGGCCGGCACGCCGCTGGGCGGTCGCGATCGTCGTCGCGCTGCCGGCGCTCGCGGTGCTGTTCTACCTCGTACTGGGTGAACCGCGCGGCCTCGATCCGGCGCAGATCGCCGCCCAGGAAGAACACCGGATCACGCCCGAGCAGATGTCGGCGCTCGTCGCCCAGCTCGCGCAGCGCCTCGAACGCGAGCCGGATGATGTCGAAGGGTGGATGATGCTCGGCCGCTCCTACTCGATGACGAACGATCTCGACGGGGCTGCGGCAACGTGGCGCAAGCTCGGCGCGAACATCCCGGACCAGCCGGACGTCCTCGCCGACTGGGCCGACCTGCTCGCCGGCGCAGCAGGCGGCAGCTTCGACGGCGACCCCGATCGCCTGATCGGCCGCGCGCTCGAACTCGACCCGACGCACCTCAAGGCGCTCGCGCTCGCCGGCACGGCAGCGTTCCAGCGCGAGGACTTCGCCGCCGCATCCGCGCACTGGGAGCGCATTCTCGCGAACATGGACCCCAGCGAAGGGGTTTACGCAGCGGTGGTGTCCAGCATCAACGAGGCGCGCGCGAAGGGGGGCATGCCGTTGCTGGAAGCGGCCGGCCGGGGGGCGGCGCGCACGGGCGACAGTGCCGGGAATAGATCTGCCGAGGGAGCGGTCGAGGGGGCCGGCGAAGCGCTCAAGGTCAGCGGGCGGATCAGCATCTCGGCCGAGCTTGCCGCGCAGGTCGAAGCGGACGACACCGTGTTCGTCTTCGCCCGCCCGGTGGAAGGGGGGATGCCGGTCGCGGCGCTGCGTCTGCGCGCCGGCGATCTGCCCGCGTCATTCAGCTTCGAAAACGCACCGCGCATGTCGAAGGAACCTCTCCCGGCGCAGTTGAGCATCGGGGCGAGATTGGCGAAGCACGGGGAGGCGACCGCCCAGGCAGGCGATCTCGAAGGGCAGGCGGTCAACGTCGCGCCCGATGCGGCGAACGTCGAGATCGTCATCGACCGGCTCCGCAACTAG
- a CDS encoding cytochrome c-type biogenesis protein CcmH — MRARSFRHLLPSAVSAVLFTLILAVAALQAFAADEATPLVTDPQLEERVMDLSHKLRCLVCQNQSIAESNAPLALDLRNQVREQLAAGKSEEAVVDYLVARYGDFVLYLPPFKGTTLLLWLGPALLLVAGAGWLGWRLRRRAEEVRSAPHLTPADRARARALLDGTSPGTPPSSEEPRS; from the coding sequence GTGCGAGCTAGATCTTTCCGGCATCTGCTGCCTTCGGCCGTGTCGGCCGTGCTGTTCACGCTGATCCTCGCCGTCGCCGCGCTGCAGGCGTTCGCCGCCGACGAAGCCACGCCGCTCGTGACCGACCCGCAGCTCGAAGAACGCGTCATGGATCTGTCGCACAAGCTGCGCTGCCTGGTGTGCCAGAACCAGTCGATCGCCGAATCGAACGCGCCGCTCGCGCTCGACCTGCGCAATCAGGTCCGCGAGCAGCTCGCGGCCGGCAAGAGCGAAGAGGCGGTCGTCGATTATCTCGTCGCCCGCTATGGCGATTTCGTGTTGTATCTGCCGCCGTTCAAGGGCACGACGCTGCTGCTGTGGCTCGGACCGGCGCTGCTGCTCGTCGCCGGGGCGGGCTGGCTCGGATGGCGCCTGCGCCGCCGCGCCGAGGAGGTCCGCAGCGCGCCGCACTTGACGCCGGCCGACCGTGCCCGCGCCCGCGCCTTGCTCGACGGCACGTCCCCTGGCACGCCCCCTTCCTCCGAGGAGCCCCGTTCGTGA
- the ccmE gene encoding cytochrome c maturation protein CcmE — MKPRSKRLLLVAGAVALLVGAVALVLNAFQQNLVFFHTPTEVAEGKAPVGRAFRIGGMVETGSIRRAADGVTVQFAITDTAKVIPVSYKGSLPDLFSEGKGAVVQGTLGADGQFQASEVLAKHDENYMPPEAQHAVDQAKKAAQTVAQ; from the coding sequence ATGAAACCCCGTAGCAAACGTCTGCTGCTCGTCGCCGGCGCCGTCGCGTTGCTGGTCGGTGCGGTGGCGCTGGTGCTGAACGCGTTCCAGCAGAACCTCGTGTTCTTCCATACGCCGACCGAAGTGGCCGAAGGCAAGGCACCCGTCGGTCGCGCGTTTCGCATCGGCGGGATGGTCGAAACCGGCTCGATCCGCCGTGCTGCCGACGGCGTGACCGTGCAGTTCGCGATCACCGACACGGCAAAAGTGATCCCGGTCTCGTACAAAGGCTCCCTGCCCGACCTTTTCAGCGAAGGGAAAGGCGCGGTGGTGCAGGGCACGCTCGGCGCGGACGGCCAGTTCCAGGCGTCCGAAGTGCTCGCCAAGCACGACGAAAACTACATGCCGCCCGAGGCGCAGCACGCTGTCGATCAGGCCAAGAAAGCGGCACAGACGGTGGCCCAATGA
- a CDS encoding DsbE family thiol:disulfide interchange protein, with the protein MKAKFLVPLALFLVLAGFLGYGLQLNPREVPSPLVDKPAPEFRLATLAAPDTALGVADMRGEVWLLNVWASWCVSCREEHPVLMELARDKVVPLVGLNYKDTRPEAIAWLEAHGDPYTTSVVDADGRVGIDYGVYGVPETFLIDRQGVIRYKHIGPVTREAVRDVLLPKIAELSRAS; encoded by the coding sequence ATGAAAGCGAAGTTTCTCGTCCCCCTCGCGCTGTTCCTCGTGCTGGCGGGCTTCCTCGGCTACGGCCTGCAGCTCAATCCGCGCGAAGTGCCGTCGCCGCTGGTCGACAAACCGGCACCCGAGTTCCGCCTCGCGACGCTCGCAGCCCCCGACACCGCGCTCGGTGTGGCCGACATGCGCGGCGAAGTGTGGCTGCTGAACGTCTGGGCGTCGTGGTGCGTGTCGTGCCGCGAAGAGCATCCGGTGCTGATGGAACTCGCGCGCGACAAGGTCGTGCCGCTCGTCGGCCTCAATTACAAGGACACGCGCCCCGAAGCGATCGCCTGGCTCGAAGCGCACGGCGACCCCTACACGACTTCGGTCGTCGACGCGGATGGCCGCGTCGGCATCGACTACGGGGTGTATGGCGTGCCCGAGACTTTCCTCATCGACCGGCAGGGCGTGATCCGCTACAAGCATATCGGGCCGGTGACGCGGGAGGCGGTGCGCGACGTGCTGCTGCCGAAGATCGCGGAGCTGTCGCGTGCGAGCTAG
- the ccmD gene encoding heme exporter protein CcmD — MQWESWSAFWQMGGAAPFVWGSYGITALLVAGELIMVMRRRKDALRRLLRLRRARTGGSGGRRAFEEIVE; from the coding sequence ATGCAGTGGGAATCATGGAGCGCGTTCTGGCAGATGGGAGGCGCGGCCCCGTTCGTGTGGGGCAGCTACGGCATCACGGCGCTGCTGGTGGCCGGGGAACTGATCATGGTGATGCGCCGTCGTAAGGACGCCCTGCGGCGTCTGCTGAGGCTGCGCCGCGCGAGGACGGGCGGCAGCGGCGGGCGACGTGCTTTTGAGGAGATCGTTGAATGA
- a CDS encoding heme lyase CcmF/NrfE family subunit — translation MIPELGHFALILALVLALVQAVVPMVGANRNRVALMAVGRPAAQGQFLAIAFAFGCLTWAFVTSDFSLQLAAVNSHTDTPLVYKITGVWGNHEGSLLLWALSLSLWTVAVTVFSRNLPDAFMARVLGVLGWISAGFLSFTLVTSNPFDRLLPAVAQGRDLNPLLQDAGMIIHPPLLYMGYVGFSVAFAFAIAALLSGRMDAAWARWSRPWTTVAWVFLTAGIAVGSGWAYYELGWGGWWFWDPVENASFMPWLLGTALIHSLAVTEKRGAFRSWTILLAISAFSLSLLGTFLVRSGVITSVHAFATDPRRGLFILALLVVVIGVSLTLFAWRAPKLAGGGSFGLVSRDATLLGNNVLLAVATGSVLLGTLYPLFLDALNLGKISVGPPYFEAVFVPLMTPVVVLMVLGPFVRWKGDGIGRVLRPLLPVMVASIAIGLGVAFAVGHVTVRTVLGLVLAAWVLLGSARLLMTRFAERRGASAAAVLRGIPSAWWGMWLAHLGIGIFIIGATMAGSLHERLDVRMQPGQTAQLAGYTFTFRGVADAPGPNYDAARATIDVTRSGIPVATLHPEKRFYIAQQMPMTEASIDIGPFRDVYVNLGDRLDDGSWVVGLFYKPFISWVWLGCLLMAVGGVFAAADRRYRRLAEREVPAGTARRTT, via the coding sequence ATGATTCCCGAACTCGGTCATTTCGCGCTGATCCTCGCGCTGGTGCTCGCGCTCGTCCAGGCGGTCGTCCCGATGGTCGGCGCGAACCGCAACCGCGTCGCGCTGATGGCGGTCGGGCGGCCGGCGGCGCAGGGGCAGTTCCTCGCCATCGCGTTCGCCTTCGGCTGCCTGACCTGGGCGTTCGTCACGAGCGACTTCTCGCTGCAGCTCGCGGCAGTCAATTCGCATACCGACACGCCGCTCGTCTACAAGATCACCGGCGTGTGGGGCAACCACGAAGGGTCGCTGCTGCTGTGGGCGCTGTCGCTGTCGCTATGGACGGTCGCGGTGACGGTGTTCAGCCGCAACCTGCCCGACGCGTTCATGGCGCGCGTCCTCGGCGTGCTCGGCTGGATCAGCGCCGGCTTCCTGTCGTTCACGCTGGTCACGTCGAATCCTTTCGACCGCCTGCTGCCGGCGGTCGCGCAGGGGCGCGACCTCAACCCGCTGCTCCAGGACGCCGGCATGATCATCCACCCGCCGCTGCTGTACATGGGCTACGTCGGCTTTTCGGTCGCGTTCGCGTTCGCGATCGCCGCGCTGCTCAGTGGCCGCATGGATGCCGCCTGGGCGCGCTGGTCGCGGCCGTGGACGACGGTCGCGTGGGTGTTCCTCACCGCCGGCATCGCAGTCGGGTCGGGCTGGGCCTACTACGAGCTCGGCTGGGGCGGCTGGTGGTTCTGGGATCCGGTCGAGAACGCGTCCTTCATGCCGTGGCTGCTCGGCACCGCGCTGATCCATTCGCTCGCGGTCACCGAGAAACGCGGCGCGTTCCGCAGCTGGACGATCCTGCTCGCGATCAGTGCGTTCTCGCTGTCGCTGCTCGGCACTTTCCTGGTCCGCTCGGGCGTCATCACTTCGGTGCACGCGTTCGCGACCGACCCGAGACGCGGCCTGTTCATCCTCGCGCTGCTGGTCGTCGTGATCGGCGTTTCGCTGACGCTGTTCGCGTGGCGCGCGCCGAAGCTCGCCGGCGGCGGCAGCTTCGGCCTCGTGTCGCGCGACGCGACGCTGCTCGGCAACAACGTCCTGCTCGCGGTGGCGACGGGTTCGGTGCTGCTCGGAACGCTCTACCCGCTGTTCCTCGATGCGTTGAACCTCGGCAAGATCTCGGTCGGGCCGCCGTACTTCGAAGCGGTGTTCGTGCCGCTGATGACGCCGGTCGTCGTGCTGATGGTGCTCGGGCCGTTCGTGCGCTGGAAAGGCGACGGCATCGGGCGCGTGCTGCGGCCGCTGCTGCCGGTGATGGTCGCGAGCATCGCGATCGGGCTCGGCGTCGCGTTCGCAGTCGGGCACGTCACGGTGCGCACCGTGCTCGGGCTGGTGCTGGCGGCGTGGGTGCTGCTCGGCAGCGCGCGGCTGCTGATGACCCGTTTCGCGGAACGTCGTGGCGCGAGCGCCGCGGCAGTGCTGCGCGGCATCCCGTCAGCGTGGTGGGGAATGTGGCTCGCCCACCTCGGCATCGGCATCTTCATCATCGGCGCGACGATGGCCGGCAGTCTCCACGAGCGCCTCGACGTCAGGATGCAGCCGGGCCAGACCGCACAGCTCGCCGGCTACACTTTCACGTTCCGCGGTGTCGCCGACGCTCCGGGGCCGAACTACGACGCCGCCCGGGCGACGATCGACGTGACGCGCAGCGGCATTCCGGTCGCGACGCTGCACCCGGAAAAACGCTTCTACATCGCGCAGCAGATGCCGATGACCGAGGCGTCGATCGACATCGGCCCGTTCCGCGACGTGTACGTAAACCTCGGCGACCGCCTCGACGACGGCAGCTGGGTCGTCGGCCTGTTCTACAAACCTTTCATCAGCTGGGTATGGCTCGGCTGCTTGCTGATGGCGGTCGGGGGCGTTTTCGCGGCCGCGGATCGTCGCTACCGCCGCCTCGCCGAGCGTGAAGTCCCTGCCGGCACGGCGCGCCGCACGACATGA